In the Pogona vitticeps strain Pit_001003342236 chromosome 2, PviZW2.1, whole genome shotgun sequence genome, ataTTTAGACTTGTCTATTAATGAAAGAATCACTCACAGATTTCATTGTCTTCCTGTCACCTGGTCAGTCACTAAGGGTAAACAGGCATTACAGTCCAAAAGAGGCAAAGTGGGCTGAAGGAATGATAGAGTTCCTATGATCTGCTGGGCagattttcattccttttttatttttagcctttcatttcccccccccccaactttcctTCTGAATCCTACCAATAGGAAGGGAGTAAGCTATGTAAGGTTTGGGTTTACATCTTTGCAGGAAATCCCTGTTTGCTCACAGGCCTTGCTGGAACATATGGGGAGGGCTTTGCAGTAAATGGCACTGTACTTTGCCTGCCATCCTGATAATGGTAGGATGCCCAGACCAAATGATGCTATTTAGCTTGCAGCCTAAGCTGCATGCTGGTGAACCTCACTGTGACTCTCTAAAATCATTTTCTTGTACTGAAACGGATGCTTCCCATTGAATTCTTATGGATTTTTTGTACAATATATAGTTACACatagcatgttttatttttagatgCCACTTTTGAAGGAACATATACGGATGTGAGTATTCATTATGTATTCTTACCTCCAGTAGCTTAAACAAATGGATACCAGTTTAATGTTGCAGAAAGCCACACATTCTGTTTTTCTATATGACAGAGTATGAGAGAATGTTAAGGACTACTTTTGGATTTACATAAAGAGGTTTGCTGAATATGTGACCCTTCGAAATTAGAACAGAAATGGTCTAAACTCCATCATGGAGAAGCTGCTggaattactatttttaaaattgacaCTTCACTTTCCATTCTGCAGCTCCCAATAATTTACCCACAATTAAAGGGATCCCACAGAAGCCTTGGGATATTTGGGAGaggatcagaaatgtttaatttctgaaaaacagctGCAGCTGGGGACATCATCATTCTTATGCGATGTAACTCTTTTCTTCCTATAATAAGTAATTCCAGACAACATCTCCTAGTGGTTTCATGTTGAtacagcataggggacaaaagAGAATCGTGAGGGACCTCACAGGCCAATGGCCACGGCATCAAACAAGagttgcttcccccctccccacaccacCTTCTCCCTTCCAGAAAGGACCAGTGCCCTTGTAGAACAGGGCCTCCTAATCCCACCCGAGGGAGACAtggcccaggaggataccgtggccaATTACTACAACATCTCATGATGGCATCTCAACAAGGACATCATCACTAGTTTTATTGTGCAGTTGTGATGGTATCTTTAAGTAAAAATATCTTTATGGGTCTGTCTGTTTAACTCAGTGGAAATGACTCAGCTGACATTGGATGATGCTCTGAAACTCAACTCCTTAATTATTTCTgagaagtcatttttttaaaaaaatgtaactatgATGATAACTATGTTCTGAAGTTCTGTACCCAAGTGCTGGGTTTCTTGCATTCACAGTTCAGAGTGATCTTTTACCACTGTAATACTAATCACAATTAAGGCTGAGCTAGCATGGTGACGGAGAATGTTAATGCTTTCCAGCTACTTTCTGATCAAGAAAAAACTAATCCCACTTGCACTGGCTTTGTCTATAGGTCTATTGTCATCAGTCTCGAAGAGAAATATGTACTTCGAAGTATGTCCCTGTTTGTGGTTCCGATAACATAACATATGGCAATACGTGCCTGTTCTGCAAGGCATATATGTGAGTACATGTTTCAGTCACAAGGGGCATCTGAAAAGAGGGAACAACACTGCTCTGTATACAGactatttaaaagaaatgttacaATTGATCCCAGTTTTAAGAATGTTTACTTTGAAAGAATGTCATGATCAATGAAGCTCAGAAGCgtgtgtatgtctctgtgtggGGTGTCTTTCCACCTTTTGGTGCCACCAGGAAACATATCAGTAGTGAAAAAATTGAACAGATTTCACCTTGCCTTCTTCAGAAGGCAATCCAAAATGGTGAACAACCTGGGTCCAACTGAAGATGAACCAAGTCCAAACCACTTTCAGCCTAGTGATGCTGGAGATTACCTAGGCTTACCCTTGCACAAGCCTCACTGTTTGCCAGTATTGTAGCTGCATCCCTGAATTTGAGTAAGGTAAGATCTAGGGGacctctgcttttctctctctctgcccattctccacccccacctcttCTATTAGCTGAACTAAGGCAGCGGAGCAGGTCTGCCACCAGTTTATTCTACTGGCAGATGTCCGAGTTCAGTTGACAGAAGAGAGTTCTTCAAGCAAAAAAGGCTTGTTGTGCCTAATCCTGACCTAGCCTAACCTAGCAGTGCCAAgtaatctttttatttattgaataatgtgaaactttgcatcttctggattCTCACACTGAGTTCTTTTCTTGGCTGTCTCTCACCAGTCGGAGTGGAAAAAGACTTAGACTGAAACATATGGGAAACTGCTGATAATCTGAAGCTGCACATGAATAAGAACATTTATGACAAAGAAGAGCCATCCCTCTTTATCCCTTGCTTACAGCATCACTAGAAATGAATCACTTCTTTCAATTGTAAACTGATGAAAACCCTCcagcatttttatttgatttataaataAATGATCTAAACAGCATTATCTATTTgggttctctttttaaaaaacaaataattctcTATAGCATTTTAAAGTTTGAAATACATGCCGTCCATTAACACATATATTCCAAGTtactgcttttctgtttttctggtgTGCAGGATAAAAACATTTACTCACAGGGTAGCCATTTCATTAGGCAGAATAAGGAAGTAGGCAAAGAGTAAAAGATCTTCTATTCCCACACACATTATTGGAAGGGCCTAAGGACCTTTCGAGGCTGGCTGTTTTGGGTGTAGAGTGGATCAAAAGGCTACAAAAAGTCTTTTTAgaccaggggagggggggggagaagcaaggTGCAAATTGTCATGTTCCTTCCATCCAAATAGCAAACAATCCCGTGAAATCTGAACAGCTGCAGTTAATCATTTCTGATTGTTTGAGGGTCAGGCGAAGTTTAAAAAATTACATCATTCCTCACTCCCTTTATcagtgtggttttgttttctcctttccctccctccctccctctcttactCTCCCTCGAAATCTGCAGCCATGATAGGCAGTTGAAAGCTGAGGCTGCTATCTCCTGGTTCAACAGGCTAAACAacgagcatgccaaaaagaatgcaggCCCTACCACTGAGCCAGAAAGATGTGGGACAGCTCAAGGATGTCTTAGAAGGATGGCTCAATCTAAGTAGAAAAGGACAAGCAAGTTGTAAAAGGTCACACACAGCACAGGAGTCACAACAGGAGTCAGAAATTTAAGTTGTGGTGGGCAAAGCCCAAATATCATTAGACATTGTTTCTAGTAACTCTTCTGTCCCAAAACAGTGACTATTGAAACTGCACTGGTCTCACTTCTACAAAGAATTCTGCCCTAGGCCTTTAGCATATGAAGTCCTCAGGAGGAGGGCACTTGAGTCAATGAAACTCTCACTACCAAAATGGCTCCTGCTCctgagaaagccccccccccactgagagCACACCTTCACCAGGACACCCTCCTTTCACACTTGGGCTCAGAAAAGCCCTTGCCTCCTGTGCTGACACCAGGCCTGAGCTTCCTGCCGCTTCAGGGACCTTCATGGCATTGTGcataaactgctatactgcactCCAGACCACCCAGAGTGTGTGCTCTGAGAGCTATGGGTGTTTTCCTGCTACTCTCTCTCAAGGGTCCAAATATTTGGAGGCACTTTGTTCCTCTGCGGTTTCTTGTCCTGGATGCTACAGCTTCACCTGGgaccccttactttcaagtaattcAAGACTATGTGACTAAAATGGAAGGAGTAGAGTGGGAACAGAAGGGAATATTTTTGACAAGGTCGTCATCGCTAATTGGCTAGAGCACTGTACTCATTTACCATTTTGTGCTGCAAGTTTTTGTGGCAGAACCCTCATGGCTTTATGCACCTGGAGACAC is a window encoding:
- the LOC144586786 gene encoding ovomucoid-like, with product MKALGGFLLLTLMMFFLYSDATFEGTYTDVYCHQSRREICTSKYVPVCGSDNITYGNTCLFCKAYIRSGKRLRLKHMGNC